A window of Tatumella citrea genomic DNA:
CAACGGTCAAAAGAAACCGCTGAGCCGTGGCCTTGCCGGGCTATTTGTAGTGATTTTTATTGCTGCATTTGCGTGGGCTTTCGTGCCGTTCCAGAGCTTCCAGTCAACAGATGCTCCCCCGAATACTCCGCTGGCCTCTCAGGATAATCCGCCGGCAAACTCACAACCGGACAGTGACTGGACCTACTATGGCCGTGATACTCATGCCACCCGTTTTTCACCACTTAACCAGATTAACACCGGTAATGTGGCCAAACTGACCAGGGCATGGACATACCGTACCGGCGATCTGCCGCAACCCGGCCAAATTAATAAATGGGCTGCCGAAAATACCCCGATTAAAGTGGGAGATGCGGTCTACGTCTGCTCTGCGCGGAATAATATTATTAAGCTGGATGCCAAAACCGGTAAGCAAATCTGGAAACACGACAGCGGTGTAAAATACGAAAGCATTCCTTATACCGCAGCCTGTAAAAGCCTGACCTGGTACACCTCTCATGTGGTGCCTGAAGGGCAACAATGTCATGACCGCCTGATTGTCGGTACCCTGGATGAACGCCTGCTGGCAGTAGATGCTCAGACCGGTGAATCCTGCGCAATGTTCGGTGATAACGGTCAGACTAATCTGCTGACTGGTCTGGGCCATACCGTTCCTGGCTTTGTTGCTGTTACCTCGCCGGTACCTATTGTGAACGGCGTTATCATTGTTAACCATGAAGTGCTGGATGGCCAACGCCGCTGGGCTCCATCCGGGGTTATTCGTGGTTATGACGCGGAAACCGGCAAATTTAAATGGGCATGGGATGTTAACAACCCGGGTGTCCATACTGAGCCAGCGGCAGGTAAATATTACAGCCGCGGGACACCAAACTCATGGACCGCTATGACCGGCGACGACAAACTGGGTCTGGTCTATGTACCGACGGGTAACTCTGCTGCGGACTATTACAGTGCTATGCGTTCCGCGAACGAAAACCGTGTCTCCTCATCTATCGTGGCACTGGATGTGAACACTGGTGATGAAAAATGGGTGTTCCAGACCGTCCATAAAGACGTCTGGGATTACGATATGGGTTCACAACCAACGCTGATGGACTTCCCTGGCAAAGACGGACAGCCTGCTATTCCGGCGATGATTGTTCCGACTAAACGTGGCCAGACTTTCGTACTTAACCGTGCTACCGGTCAGCCACTGAGCCAGGTCGAAGAAAAACCGGCACCGGCCAGCATCATCTCTGATGATCCACGCAGTCCGACTCAGCCGTGGTCTGTGAATATGCCACGTCTGGGCATGCCTCCGCTGACTGAAGCGAAAATGTGGGGGATTTCACTGTTTGACCAACTGGCATGTCGAATCAAATTCCGTCAGGCTAACTATGTCGGAGAATTTACTCCGCCATCACTGACCAAACCGTGGATCGAGTTCCCGGGCTATAACGGCGGCAGTGACTGGGGCAGTGTGGCTTATAACCCACAAACCGGGCTGTTAATTGCCAACTGGAATAACACACCGATGTATGACCAGCTGGTTACCCGTAAGAAGGCTGATGAGGAAGGTCTGGTATCCATCGATTCCCCGGCATTTAACCCTACCGGCGGTGGTGCAGAAGGTAACGGCGCAATGGCGGACACCCCTTACGGAATTAATGTGTCACCGTTCTTTGCTCCGGTCACTCAGATGCTGTGTAACGAACCACCTTATGGGATGATTACTGCCATTAACATGCATACCCAGAAAGTGGTATGGCAGCATCCGTTAGGCAGCGCAGAAAACAATGGTCCGTTTGGATTACCCACCAAATTACCGATCAATATCGGTACACCAAATAACGGTGGTCCAATTATTACTGCCGGTGGCCTGACTTTTGTTGCTGCGACGACTGACAACAAAATCCGTGCCTATGACAGCAATACCGGTAAGGAACTGTGGAGCGATACACTGCCAGCTGGCGGCCAGGCGACTCCAATGACCTACTCGGTAGACGGTAAGCAGTATCTGGTGATTATGGCCGGTGGTCATCACTTTATGCGCACCAACGTCGGCGATTATGTGATTGCTTATGCTCTGAATTAATCAGACCGGAAAAAGCAACGGCCCCGTCAGATGACGGGGCCGTTTTGTTTTCATATCAGGCTATGACTAATGGCCAGCCTTGCTGTCACGGGACATTTTATCCAGATATCCCATCACAAAAGCTGATAACACAAAGGTCAGATGCAGCAGGATGTACCAGAGAATTTTACTGTTATCGATATCCCGCATCTCCATAAACACCCTCAACAGATGAATCGAGGAGATGGCAACAATCGACGCAGCCACTTTATTTTTCAGCGAGCCGGAATCCATCTTCCCCAGCCAGCTGAGTTTCTCTTTATGCTCATCGATATCCAGCGCCGAAATAAAGTTTTCGTAACCAGACAGCATCACCATAATCAGTAAACCTCCCACCAGCGACATATCAACCAGTGACAACAGCAGCAGGATCAGCTCATTTTCGGTCACAGAAAGAATATGTGGCAGGACATGAAAAATTTCCTGGAAGAATTTAATTGTCAGCGCCAGTAATCCCAGCGACAAACCTAAATACACCGGAGCTAACAGCCAGCGTGTGGCATACATCAGATTTTCGGTAAAACGTTCCATAACAACCCGGGTAACTTATAAGGAGAAAAGTAGTATACCTGAGCCGGTCTCAACCCCGCACCCTGCTGGTGATTTTTTACCAGAAGCAAAGCCCGTCATCGTTGATCTTTCTGATGGCGATTTTCTGCATAACAGGCTGAGTAAATTAACTCTGGTTGCCTGGCCGGGCAGACCTGTAATGAGCACCTGCCTCAGCCATTGGGTATCCGGGACCAAAAGTTATTTTCAGGAAGAAATTTCAGTCAACAGACCCGGCGATAACACTGGTACTTTTACCGGATTGCTCAGGGATTCGTCAGAAATTATTCCTGACGGACCCCGGTCGTCCTGAAAAATGGGCCCGCCGTTATCGGTACTGAGCTGAACCGATAAATTGACTGAATCTTTCACACCAGATTTGTACGGTGGTATATTCATCAATATTGACCCCGTTTGGCAGATTCTTTTTAAAATTACCGAAATTCTTTAAATCACCAATATATAGTGAATCTGGTTTTATTTTTAAGAATTCCTGGCGGTCGTTAGCCTGAGTTTTGGTCAGATAAATCTTGTAATCCGGCCCGGGGGCAACGCTGCCTTCAAAGGCAATACCGTGGTCGGAAACAAACAGTTTTCCATCTACCCAATGGACGGCATTACTCCCTTGCTGATTTTTTACAAACTCTCCTGTATAGCGTGCATTTTGTCTGACCTGAAGAATCTCAGCAGAATCGGCATTTTTTTCCGCGGTTAACACCGGCAACACATAAATACCCGCAGCGAAACCAACACCGAGTAATACCAGATGTGAAACGACTAATAACGCTTTGATGTTTTTTTTCATAATCATTTCCCTTAAATAAGAGTAATCAATCAGGAGTGTGAAGCTACACATCCTTATTCCATTGACTGATCGGTTTAGCGAATTTTATAAGTCACGAACGGCTGTGTTGTAGAGTGTCGCTGTGGCATATCCACGGGATGAAGTGTTCATAGAAGTAATTCGAAAATAATCAGCATCATACTTGTCTGCACTGGCCGAAAGCTTTTGAGTCAGCTCATCAATAGTGCCTCCTGAAACACTGATACTGCCCAGCCGCACCAAAGATCCCTGATACGAACTGTTGATTTCAGTCGCTGCGTGTGACAACAGCGGCTGGGTACTCAGGCACAGTATGGCTGCGATAAATATTCCTTTCATTTTCGTTCCTTTGTTTGTTTTTTAGTGATCGCTAAAAAATATAAATCAAAAAACCGTAGCTGGCAATTATTATTTAGTAATCACTAAAAAATGTTAGTATCGGCGTACTGACCTACTTCAGATGAAACTGACACGATGAGTGAAAAGAAAAAAACTGGCAGACCCAAACTGCTCCCACAGGGAAAACTGGAAGAGACCTTGTTTCAGGTATTTTCGCAAAAAGGATATACCTCAACGTCGATAGCAGACCTCGCCCAGGCAACCGGAATGAAGCCCCCATCGTTGTATCTTGCCTTCGGAAATAAGGAAGGGATGTATGCAGCAGCACTCAGATATTACCGTCAGTACTGGCTGGAATCGTTGGTACAATCACTACAAGACAAAACCTTGACGTTCGAACAACGAATTCGTTCTTTTCTTAGTGAAGCGTTCAGATTATTCACCTGTGACGGAAAACCATTGGGATGCATCATGACATTTTCCGCTCTGGCTTTTCAGGTCGATGAGCAGGGTATGGCAGAACAATTGCGTGATGAAAGGCTGGCGTTTATTCGCTGGCTGGAAAATGAGGCCCGCGAGGCACAAAAATCAGCAGAGCTACCGGCATATATGGATCCCCGGGCATTTGCCTGTTTGATAGTCACCCTGGAGAAAGGGCTGGCGTTGACTTCACTGGATAGTCCTGATCCACAGGTAGTGCAGGAGATGATCGACAAGGTACTGACAGCGGTCTTTCGCTGAGACAGAAATCTCCGGACAAACCAGCAGATGCCGGTTTGTCCGGACAGAAAACCACGAAGGCAAGGCATTCAGCCAGTCACACAATTTCACTGTCTGACAGCCTGGCATTCCGGCTAATCGCTGCCAACAAAACCACCGGTCTGACGCTGCCAAAGGCGCGCATACACGCCCTGTTTTGCCAGCAATTGCTGATGGTTGCCAATTTCGACCACTTTTCCCTGTTCCAGCACAATCAGCCGGTCCATCCGGGCAATGGTCGATAAACGGTGAGCAATTGCAATGACTGTTTTGCCGGTCATCAGCGACTCCAGGCTTTCCTGAATAGCGGCTTCCACTTCGGAGTCCAGTGCAGAGGTCGCTTCATCCATGATAAGAATCGGTGCATTTTTGAGTAACACCCTGGCAATCGCAATACGCTGACGTTGCCCGCCAGAGAGTTTCACCCCACGTTCACCGACATGAGCATCCAGCCCGTAACGCCCCTGAGCATCTGAAAGTTGCGGAATAAATTCTTCAGCTCTGGCACCAAGAATCGCAGCCTCAATCTCGCTGTCACTGGCATTCGGACGCCCGTAAAGCAGATTATCGCGGATTGAACGATGCAATAATGAGGTGTCCTGGGTGATCATACCAATCTGGCTACGCAGGCTCTCCTGAGTAACGGCAGAGATATCCTGACCATCGATAAATATATGCCCCTGATCGAGGTCATACATCCGCAGCAGCAGGTTCACCAGTGTTGACTTACCGGCTCCTGATGCACCAATCAGGCCAATTTTTTCTCCTGGCCGGATGCTCAGATCGATATCAGAGAGAATCGGCCGGCCATTACCATAACGGAAAAACAGATGGTCAA
This region includes:
- a CDS encoding TetR/AcrR family transcriptional regulator, with product MSEKKKTGRPKLLPQGKLEETLFQVFSQKGYTSTSIADLAQATGMKPPSLYLAFGNKEGMYAAALRYYRQYWLESLVQSLQDKTLTFEQRIRSFLSEAFRLFTCDGKPLGCIMTFSALAFQVDEQGMAEQLRDERLAFIRWLENEAREAQKSAELPAYMDPRAFACLIVTLEKGLALTSLDSPDPQVVQEMIDKVLTAVFR
- a CDS encoding YdgH/BhsA/McbA family protein; this translates as MKGIFIAAILCLSTQPLLSHAATEINSSYQGSLVRLGSISVSGGTIDELTQKLSASADKYDADYFRITSMNTSSRGYATATLYNTAVRDL
- a CDS encoding membrane-bound PQQ-dependent dehydrogenase, glucose/quinate/shikimate family; this encodes MNKVSLFVRIMSIILFLCAIPLIIGGGYLISLGGSWYYLISGIVLLISSVLLFKGKTAGVHLFYILYVVTILWTMYESGTDYWGWIPRLSLLTVLGLLLSLTLPSLNNGQKKPLSRGLAGLFVVIFIAAFAWAFVPFQSFQSTDAPPNTPLASQDNPPANSQPDSDWTYYGRDTHATRFSPLNQINTGNVAKLTRAWTYRTGDLPQPGQINKWAAENTPIKVGDAVYVCSARNNIIKLDAKTGKQIWKHDSGVKYESIPYTAACKSLTWYTSHVVPEGQQCHDRLIVGTLDERLLAVDAQTGESCAMFGDNGQTNLLTGLGHTVPGFVAVTSPVPIVNGVIIVNHEVLDGQRRWAPSGVIRGYDAETGKFKWAWDVNNPGVHTEPAAGKYYSRGTPNSWTAMTGDDKLGLVYVPTGNSAADYYSAMRSANENRVSSSIVALDVNTGDEKWVFQTVHKDVWDYDMGSQPTLMDFPGKDGQPAIPAMIVPTKRGQTFVLNRATGQPLSQVEEKPAPASIISDDPRSPTQPWSVNMPRLGMPPLTEAKMWGISLFDQLACRIKFRQANYVGEFTPPSLTKPWIEFPGYNGGSDWGSVAYNPQTGLLIANWNNTPMYDQLVTRKKADEEGLVSIDSPAFNPTGGGAEGNGAMADTPYGINVSPFFAPVTQMLCNEPPYGMITAINMHTQKVVWQHPLGSAENNGPFGLPTKLPINIGTPNNGGPIITAGGLTFVAATTDNKIRAYDSNTGKELWSDTLPAGGQATPMTYSVDGKQYLVIMAGGHHFMRTNVGDYVIAYALN
- a CDS encoding TIGR00645 family protein, which produces MERFTENLMYATRWLLAPVYLGLSLGLLALTIKFFQEIFHVLPHILSVTENELILLLLSLVDMSLVGGLLIMVMLSGYENFISALDIDEHKEKLSWLGKMDSGSLKNKVAASIVAISSIHLLRVFMEMRDIDNSKILWYILLHLTFVLSAFVMGYLDKMSRDSKAGH
- a CDS encoding DM13 domain-containing protein — its product is MKKNIKALLVVSHLVLLGVGFAAGIYVLPVLTAEKNADSAEILQVRQNARYTGEFVKNQQGSNAVHWVDGKLFVSDHGIAFEGSVAPGPDYKIYLTKTQANDRQEFLKIKPDSLYIGDLKNFGNFKKNLPNGVNIDEYTTVQIWCERFSQFIGSAQYR